The following DNA comes from Camelina sativa cultivar DH55 chromosome 14, Cs, whole genome shotgun sequence.
CACAGGTTTCTTTACAGTTTTAACACCGTAATTCCAATCTGGAGACATCTCCATATCATCAATCCAGCTGCTATTATTCCCCTTGGCGTCAGACATACCTTTACTGACACGAGAAATTTCAACCTCATTGGACTTTCTTGCATCTGATTTTTCAACATCATTCCATCTATGACTGTTCCGCATCCTCTCTGTTGTGCCACTATAATTATTGTTGTCATGTCTACTATACATCTCGTCTTGCGGTTTTCTCTCAGGACTTCCCCTTGCAGAAGGAGCACCATGATGAGAAAACCTACAATTGTTTCCATTGCGACAATACCCTGAACCTGAAGCAAAAAATCTGCATGGAACATTGGAGCTCCTGTGGAATTCTCCCTCGGGAGCATCCCTTCTATGTGTTTCTCTGTCTCTCCCTGCTTCATTTCTGTAGTTTCTCGAGATTGGATCTGAAGTTTCTCTTCTTGAATTAGTATTATCCTCCGGAAAATCAGAGCTATAGTCAGTCCTGCCACCGACCCTTATGGGCTGTTGTTCCCGGGCATCTTCGGTATAATATTTGGTATCCCTTGTCTTTCTATTGCTACCATCCCAATCATAGTCACCAGCTCTATTGTGTCTACCATCAAATTCTCTCCCTGACCTTGGGGAAACCCGTGCTCTCGTCTTGTGCCTGTCATAGGATCCTCCTCCATCTCGCCTTACTCTCTGCGATGGGCTTCGGCTCCTGCTCCTGCTGTTACTTCTACTCCCACTCCTGAAGAAAGCACAGCAGTCgaacaaaaatcaatcaaacGCAATTACAATGTtgttaaatgagaaacaaaagcaTTAAGACATTTGTAACAGAAACTGACCTACGGGTTCTAGCCCGGTCCTTGGAAGCTGATTGGCGGAAATACTGTTGTCTGCTTTCATCTTGTTCAGAAGAGTTTCTAGGATCATCATAGTAACCCATCATGGCATCACCATCTTCATGTGAAACTCTGCTTCTGGATGGCCAAGCTTCTCCTGAGTGTTGTCTAGATTTCAgatgctcatcatcatcatcatcatcatccggaCCAGCTCTCCTACTTCCATTTCTACCATTTCCCTCTGGATAGAACCGTGAGTGCTTGGGATCATTGTCACGGAAACCTGATTTCCCAGGGTAATCATTCCCACTAGGATGCTGAGTATCTTCTTCCTTGGTATCCCACTTAGAAACACGTTTTCTCCCCGAACCACTCATTTATCACCCTTAAATTAGGCTGCAAATCAATACTAAATGTCTACTGGGAAAATCTGCAAGAGAGATATCAAAGCCAACCAAAGATTAAAATGACCAGAATACCAACCAAGGAGTGTCACGTAGAGCGTGAGACAAAGAAGCAATATAAGGAAAACTTATCAGAAACATGTTTTGCTAAAATGGTAAAGATCCAAGAGTTTATTGAGGTGCTCAACACTCAAAGCAGAAACATATCTCAAAAGAACAGAAATGCATAAGATTCTACACCAAATTAGACTTACttaaatgccaaaaaaaaaaatttccggACAGAGCTAAGATCAAAGGCCTAATTAAATTCAGAATCctagaaaaaaatctaatctttgAAATGAGAACAAGAGTGATTTCGAAGATCCTGTTCAGAAAGAGAATGAATCAATGATGGATACAACGAAGAATGAATCAGACCCATTACTAATTGAAcaataattaaaccaaccccAAAACACTAAATTCAAATCTCCTAATTGAAGCTTCTTCAAATTccacgaaaccctaaaatcaaaaaaacGCAAAACAGTATTgagacagagagaagaagaagaaggaaggaaggaaggaagaagggGAGACTCACGATGCCATTTACCCAGAGAGAGAAATCGGAGAGAGATAAACCCTAGCAAAGGGGGGTGTCGCGgtggttcttcttcaaattaaaaacaatctGTTCTGACGcgtaaaataataaactaacgAGGAGGCTTCATCgctttttagggtttccagaggggaatggagaaggagaagaccGTACTACTTCCCAAAAAATGTCTTTCTTAGGTCcaagtttctctctctcactcagtaggttctttttttttttttttggctgctTCGGTTGGAAAGTGTCTAATCGTAGccgttgatttttatttatgtttttaatgtcagCCGCTAGATCTGTCTGTGTTCTTCAATCGATCAAAGAAGGTAATTCATATCATATCATGGTTTAAAAAGTGCTTACTACAAACCGGCTCCAAGTAGAAGAAAATGATAATTTATCTTTGGGATAAATTGTTGACTCTTAAAAGAACAATTATTAGGTTCCAACCTCTTTGTTCAACTCTATTCATCTAAGAATCTACTCATTTacctctttataaaataatggataaaataagtaaacaaaatctatatatattattacaaaattaaaaatttaaaccgttttttataaactctaaccaacatataatttctttttaattataaaatctaaactctgaccttctcatttgtaaatccaaaccaacatataatttcattctaattgtaaaatctaaactctaaaactctcatttgtaaactcaaaccgacatattattttgttcctattgtaaaatttaaatcctaaccatcttatttgttaacccaaatcgacatataatttcgttttaattgtaaaatctaaactttaaccaCTTCATTtctaaactcaaaccgacacataatttcgttttaattataaaatctaaaccctaaccacttcatttgtaaacccaaaccgacatataatttcgttttcaattataaaatctaaaccctaatcatcttatttgtaaaatcaaaccgacaaataatttcgttttaattgtaaaatttaaatcaaaccaatatttaactttctttaattaaaagtatatagaatttatttctttaatatgtttagtttttaaattaaatttaatttattttctaaataaaataatatataagattctgattggttgaaaaagagaaagtgaaaaaaGGAGTTCACCTTAGAGGTGAACAAAAgtatttttcctctttctttttcttcttaaaacaaaataattacattATCCAAGAGTAAAGGTTTGTTTTTGctgtatatgtatatgatttttcCACAATAAGGTAAATtcactcactttttttttttaaagagtcaACAATTTAACCCAAAGAAATGTAAATTTTCTTCTACTTGGAGCTGGTTTGTAGCCAAAGCAAACCTTTACTCTTGGATACATAATACAATAGAACATCTACAAATTAATactctgtaaattaataatttctataaattaataaatttattcggTCCCGAGTTGGGACTAGTTTAATTTTGGAcataattcgataatataataagataataagataataatttttttgaaaatcatttgtaaatatatggtcccatcaataatataaattaataattatataaaattatctaaatatatgtatatatatatacacgttaatttttattagaattcatttttaatattttgactaTATAAAAATCTGTGAGtactatcttcaaaacatgataattgttattttcattttaactgattttataaaaatattaattataatgattaaatcttatttttatttttttttaccaaattaggaaaatctctctatacattaataattattaatttatcgagaaattaaaactttaataaattaatataatttcatggtcccaacattattaatttatagaagttttactgtaatatataaattaataattatataaaattatctaaatatatgtatatatatacacattaatttttgatacaattcatttttaatatttttattatataaaaagttgtgagtactatcttcaaaacatgataactgttattttcattttaattgattttataaaaatattaattataatgattaaatcttattttaaattttttttaccaaattaggaaaatctctctatacattaataattattaatttatcgagaaattaaaacttttataaattaatataattttatggtcccaatattattaatttatagaagttttactgtaatATATACACAAGCAATAATAACTAGAAAAATTGGATGGTGAAATCTTAGGTGAAAAAAAACAAGGATTTGAGAAGCTTGCCATATACAGTACGTCACTTAgctttattatatatctatactagtgtttttgctcaaaaatgttttttggaaagtttttacattgaatgctatttaatgcttatattcgTAGCCAAACAAGTTTTGTTAActttctctactatccttataaccaaacacaataaaaatattttaaatattcatatatataatgttctataattaatatagatatttaaaagatttattccaaataaaaaaaaaaatattctcctatcatctctttttgattttaaaatgtaaatgtagtgaatcatcatataatacttaaagttaataaaaaggtgtatttttcttgcatatattgtgatttgaatttttttaaacaaacatatattaatcaattaatataaaaatgtgtgttcaacatacatatatagtaaatttactgtatatagtaaattataaaattttaagaagtttataatttataactgatacatctaaacttaataaaaagcttaaaattataaatatttaaatatattaaatttgcaaaattacacaaacgagttatattacatgacgggttatatgacattacaagattgaattgataatactaaaaaataaactatcagtaatatgatatttcaatacgggttaaatcctcattttaatgttttaacaacatCACTATAAAATACGTCGGAaccaaactgatttaattaagattgtagtaaacaaaaattattatgaggTATaccacaatttatatattaaatcactaaaattaacaaaagagtatattagtaaaattattattaaaataatatatttaaaaaaaaaacttacttcgCAGTAtaccgcgggtcataatctagtatcAGACTTATtccttaatttttaattaacgAAAGGTTACGGTTAGATGCAACCACCTTAGAAGAGAAATGTTTATAATTGAAAAGCCTTTAGTCTTCTAAACATGGGCTTGTAGAGCTTTTTAAGGGTGACATCTCTCCCTCTCTGATGATCTATTTTTTGCAAACCATTATTAGCAAACCATTATTACGATTTAGCTATGTATTTCTCCCATTTCGTAACTTCCATccaattctatatatatgtcttaagaGTTTTTTGCCCACATGAATGCCTCAATGTTAGACTACTCATCAATAATCAtcatcccatttttttttttcttgtagcgtatttatgtttttatttttttgtatactagTTAACTAGTATATGATTCCCCATTGGATTCACATTAAAATTGTAATGCTTTTTTTTCTCAGTCTTGGTCATTATCATGGTATGTATAATTCAAacctaagttttatttatttatttataattcaaACCTAAGTTGTATAACGATTTAGATGAAATGGTGTTTCTTTAGACCATAAACCATGACACTAACCATGACACGTAATATTTTCTACGAATTAATGGATCCGAGTTTGGATAACATTTAAACTTTCAGTAACTTTTTCCTTAAGAGGTTTTAGATGTGAATCCATTAATGCCCATAGACTCTTCACTAATAAGGCATGATTGAAAATAATCTATCATTCCGAACCCCGAATCACCAtctaattttcaattttcatttaCTTAACTTTTCCTATGTATATCGATTTCGATGAGTTTCGTGCTCTTTCGAAATTTTGCAAgctcacttcttagctaatcttTTCAAGTTTATCGTTTTTAGAATCCTAAGCCatgtcaaacaaacaaataagtgTTAGGTAGGAAATATACTTTGACAAACATACAACCCTGACCGCAAAGTATAAATCAATTAATTGGGCGATTAATTAATCCCAGAGATTAATCACATGCAAAATCTTATCATAAACCCTATTTAATCACCcaaatcttattaatttatcaatcaaCTAGCCAAGATATCGATATCCGTATCTCCATCCCTAATCATGATGTATTAATCATTAATCACAACTAAATCCAAGAGTAAACCATTTAGCCAGTAAGAAACGGATATGTATATGTCCGGAAactaaattgtaaatttttaactttttcacTACAAATTCGATATTAATTATACGTTTAGTTACATGATTTGTCTAAGTAATTAGAtcacatataataataataagttgcTAACTAGTTCTTTCAAGTTCgataatactttctacattataATCATCTTGTAGCTagggtgtatatatatatgctatgtTCGCGTAAACTCGTTCCTTTGACAGGTGTAAATTCGTTTCTATGTCACATTGTTGTGGTGTATTCTACACAGATTGACCGGTCCAAGGAATAAGTCAACAATTGCATGGGACTCGAGACAGTAGCTATAGAGTTTAGTATACTTTTCGTAAATACTTTAATTTTAACTTATATGGTACAATTAGTTCACCTCTTTTTGGCGTCaagataaaattaattaattagcctattttttttacttaggcTTCGTCGAAAGATGAACTCTCCCATTACTACGTAGTAACTAACGTACATCGATGAAACTACTAATTTAAACTATACGAAACTATTTTTCGTAACAAATTCGAACTCCGCCACGTATCATCAAATAGAAAAGTATTAACTTCCAATCACAAATTCAAACTCAACCACATAAAGACATGAAGCAAAAATACAGAACTCTTTAAAGACCATGCGTGTAGTCGTGTAGAGTACTCTACTTACGGAATCAAATGTAAAACTTGAACAACACTCTCTCGTTGATAAACTTTATCgtaatctaaaaatattaaaaataaaaagagagagttcCATTATGATGTAAAAAGTTCAACAATTCGAAACATTCCACGTTCAAGATATATCCACCATAAGTCTGTAATAAACTAAGAAtgacctttttatttttatataattggaTATTATGTACTCATTTGCTTCATAGTTCAATAATTTGCATGACGAAGATACGAGTTAGGTAATTTGGTATGGTACCGTATAACCAAACAAGttgcagattttgtttttattagttGTTAATTCATCACCAAAATTACGTGCGTAGTTTGACCAATCAAATCTCTTGAGATACGAACAATATCACCTctcaaatcacaaaaataaaaaggtagcGAGTTGTCGCATTATGTTACtcgtaaaatatttattaatttatgattggCATCCAATGAATCATTTAGTCCTATAATTGTAGATTTGTATTATCcgcatgtaatttttttttctttttgtttgtgtgtgcaTGTATATGCGATATGCCATGAACACAGAATTGAGAAGATTATGCGTTCCTACAAGCTGGGGAAGAAATAGTTGTCATATATTTcccaatctttgtttttttctcgaACCAAATTGTTTCAATTATTTGGAAATgtaatcaaattatttgtttgcatataagcttttttttttttttttgaacaaaattgTTTGCATATAAGCATATTGTAACTTTTGCTCATAGGATACATTTGTATAGATACCTCATGcctatatacaatatacatatataactatataagccCATATATCGTCGACGACTAATGTTACATTACATTACATACATGAGCGagccctctctctctctctctctctctctctctaactctctttCTAATTTTGAAGATTCCGCCATTGTTGCATAGCTAGAAGCTCAGTCTGAGTCCAAAACTACAGTCAAGATTACTATACGCAGGTATCGTACTAAAGTCTCTTATATATATTCCGTTAAGTGTATGTACGAACATTCACATTCTTGTTTCTAGTTTCAATACATATAACTATATGATTGGATAAAATGATGCATTAGTAATTAACTGTTCTAACGAACAAGGGTACTTGAAGGATATTGCTGATATACGAAAACTACGTACTGCCACTACATTGAAATAACGTTATAAATACTTAAGAATAAAATCACATTATAACTTTACAAACAAGTACTAAACGAAACTCAactgatgaatatatatatatggtgaaaCACAGTGATGTTGAATGCACCGCTAATTTACTGACCCCCAAATGCGACCGAGCATGTATtaactttgtttgacaaaaaaaagaaagaatataccATCTCCATTAGTACaattacaaattatttacatggaaaaagaagaagaaaaagcatgTATTTACTACTTTGTTTAAAATAGGACGAACTACGTCAGGAGAAATAAAGGTGAAAACGAAATGTCTTTTATGTGGTAAATTTACACAAACATACCCAATTCACTTTCTCACGCAAACATCACCATAAAACGTATTACactgttaaaagaaaaaagggtcAGTATGCATATCCGATCCATAGAAGTCTTCTAGTATAGTTTTGGATCACAACCACTCATTACAATTTTCATTTTACCGAAGATACgagataattaaataaaatggtattttttttttttcagaattgtataatatttcttAAACAAAAAAGGACTAAATTAGCTAAAATGTTaagtgtatttttttgtaagcAGCTAAAAAATTGTCAGAAAGAACGTAAAGTAAAGTAAGAATTTTTCCAATTTTGCAGgtaaattaattacttaatcCGGGTTATGTCGACAACCGTGTCTTCTCGTTTGTTCTGCGCACTAATCATGGTTCTGATTctaaaaagttttttctttttaattcgcCGTTGTTGCAGAAGAGacataaaacccaaaataacataaaaaggcacaaaaacaaaaaacagagtaaaagagTCTGAGAGATTGGTCGGGAGAGTAAGAGGTTTTAATTGTCTCCTGTCTCCTGAATCGCGGCCACTTCGCCGTCAAAAAATATCACAGAGATTCTCATTGGGCCGCCATTGATGAACCCAACCTACTCGACTGTGATGACACATAATGTGAATGTTCTGTCTATTTTTACATCTCCCCTCACACACCGATGATATAACAATAACAAGTCTTGCTGAGGTTTGAAGAAAGAACATCAAATCAAAACCCCCGACCCAATTCCGAATTTGACTTCATTGCTTCTTACTGAGACAAAGGTActcacttttttttggttagaggCTTTTGATTGCTTATTCTATTCACTTCCTTAGTTTCAGGAACCGTCTTTTCTTGTTCTATATATTATCCTTAAGTTAGTACCTTTGTAGTGAATGAACATTTCACATCGATTTATGCAAGTTCAGAGGATTGAGTCgggttagtttttttctttgttgttgttgtttctaatGGAAGATTTGGTTTCACACTTTTGGTCTTAGGTTTAAACATTGAGGAGTTTACGGTCCGTGTACTGCGTTGAGGCTACAAGAAGAAGGtttatatataaaggaaaaaggaagaagctttttttcttttttgcaaagttgtgaTTGAAATGATGAGTGTGGTGGGAAGAAGTGAAGTTGTTGATGATGTGTTCTTTGATTCATCCGATGTTTTGTCTGTTGGTGAAcaactagtagtagtagaagaagaagaagaagcagagtttCTAGTTTGGTCAGGTGAGCCAGTTAGTGTTGAGGAGCGTCGTGAAAGGTTTCTCAAGAGAATGGGTTTATTAgtaaaagagagatttgagtCCTTGAGTTTGGAGAGGATGACAAGCGATGAGGTTACTAGTTCTTCTTCAGATTCATCTCTATGTGATAATGAGTTGCAGTGTTGTGTTAGAGAGGAGAATTATGGATCAACCACTTCAATGTCTGATGATGAACTAGAaggagaggatgatgatgatgtttcagAAGAGATCTTAACCAGTGCTTCTGTAAGTCCATCTCGGAGTCTCGGCAAGAAAAGCGCGAAGAAATGGTTGTTTAGTTGCTTTGCAGGAGAAAAGGATAAAGATTTCAAATACAACAAATCGAGTGAAGCGACGATGAGCAAAGTGAAGGTGAAGACTAATAAGAAGAGTCATGTAGAGTTATCTGCAACTTACATGGTACAAAAGATTAATGGACACAAGGGGAAAATTTGGGTATTGAAGTTTAGTCCTGATGGTAAATACTTAGCTACAGGAGGTGAAGATGGAGTTGTAAAGATATGGCGAATCACGCTATCGGATTCTTTACTCGCCTCTTTTATGCGACAGCAAGAACCAATAAGCCAACAAGAAGCATTGGTTCTGTTCCCTCAGAAAGCTTTTCATATCGAAGAAACACCGTTTCAAGAACTCTATGGTCATACCGGAGATGTCTTGGACTTAGCATGGTCAGACTCAAACGTGAGTGTTAGTTTGTTTGGTCGtttgtttaaaatctttttctttgtttcattacTTATGAATCTGTTTTTGGGCTTTTTGCAGTTGCTTGTTTCAGCTTCTAAGGACAAGACAGTCCGGTTATGGAGAATTGGTTGTGATCAATGTCTTCATGTCTTCCATCATAACAACTACGGTAACTTGTTTTCTCATCTCAAGTTGTTCTCAAATCTTTGCAAAaacgttttgtttgtttactcaCTACTGTTTGTTGCTTTTGTCTTTCCAAATACAGTGACTTGTGTTCAATTCAATCCTGTAAATAAGAACAACTTCATAAGTGGATCTATAGATGGAAAAGCTCGAATCTGGGGTTTGTCGGAAGAGAGAGTCGTCGTTTGGACCGATGTCCATGATTCCATTTCTGCTATTAGTTACCAACCAAACGGAAATG
Coding sequences within:
- the LOC104742428 gene encoding zinc finger CCCH domain-containing protein 38, giving the protein MSGSGRKRVSKWDTKEEDTQHPSGNDYPGKSGFRDNDPKHSRFYPEGNGRNGSRRAGPDDDDDDDEHLKSRQHSGEAWPSRSRVSHEDGDAMMGYYDDPRNSSEQDESRQQYFRQSASKDRARTRRSGSRSNSRSRSRSPSQRVRRDGGGSYDRHKTRARVSPRSGREFDGRHNRAGDYDWDGSNRKTRDTKYYTEDAREQQPIRVGGRTDYSSDFPEDNTNSRRETSDPISRNYRNEAGRDRETHRRDAPEGEFHRSSNVPCRFFASGSGYCRNGNNCRFSHHGAPSARGSPERKPQDEMYSRHDNNNYSGTTERMRNSHRWNDVEKSDARKSNEVEISRVSKGMSDAKGNNSSWIDDMEMSPDWNYGVKTVKKPVNEEHGSISQSSQSQILKDTLAPAYEHAVASIAQQDGNRRTVGMFSTVGEKTVASSHHNNFINNLATTAPPVQAFSQNTENHMAVPYQSTPLAVGGSQVLLPAATNLPGGLNSSNPENGNALNNVSREELNHISNISASLAQFFGNGQPIPIPNLHSTLNPKLAMQVPGVYGVKEQSSHTQSDFPSNNSIHTGGVPAVPALQIHNSEAQQVQIPENLVSLAVNPKPLSEENQDKKTDEEASKKPDGKKTGEEEDNIEDAENVVEEEEDDGAGDENTKKEKDPKGMRAFKFALVEIVKELLKPAWKEGGMNKNAYKNIVKKVVDKVTGAIQSGNIPQTQEKIDHYLSASKPKLTKLVQAYVSKVKKS
- the LOC104742429 gene encoding uncharacterized WD repeat-containing protein C3H5.08c-like, producing the protein MMSVVGRSEVVDDVFFDSSDVLSVGEQLVVVEEEEEAEFLVWSGEPVSVEERRERFLKRMGLLVKERFESLSLERMTSDEVTSSSSDSSLCDNELQCCVREENYGSTTSMSDDELEGEDDDDVSEEILTSASVSPSRSLGKKSAKKWLFSCFAGEKDKDFKYNKSSEATMSKVKVKTNKKSHVELSATYMVQKINGHKGKIWVLKFSPDGKYLATGGEDGVVKIWRITLSDSLLASFMRQQEPISQQEALVLFPQKAFHIEETPFQELYGHTGDVLDLAWSDSNLLVSASKDKTVRLWRIGCDQCLHVFHHNNYVTCVQFNPVNKNNFISGSIDGKARIWGLSEERVVVWTDVHDSISAISYQPNGNGFVVGCITGTCRFYQISGNDVMMDEQILIRGRNRITAVEFCPGSSERVMVSSDDSKVRVFDKAQIFHKFKAPSKYGRQSSASFVYSAGKNILSVRRGLGIYLWNNDGCPAKKRAESSSSFEYFKSPGVSAAAAWTAPGMEVSKAVESGRALRQLQSSGRLSRSCRVTATWPEEKLLMMNVGIYDSTTLPVGGFDFAEAWRLVIVTASLDGMIRTFHNYGLPRRL